The following is a genomic window from Anopheles aquasalis chromosome 3, idAnoAquaMG_Q_19, whole genome shotgun sequence.
gtcgcgcgcgcgcgcccacggTACAGTTCAGTGATGAAGTGTGTTCCGGTGCTAAGAGTGGTGCTACTGTACGGGTTCAGCCTGAACCTGATGCTGCTACGATCGGTCGAGTCGTGGgaccttcgatcgatcggcatcgatcaGTTCCAGGTGCGCCACGTATCGCTCTACCGTAATCGTGCCTTTCTGGCCATTGAGTCCGCCACCACGAATGGTAAGTGAAGggacaccagccagccacccaacaAGGGTGCGACCAGAGTGTTTGAAACCGAATCTCGAAAATCCCTTCCCCATCACAAAAGTGACACTAGTGGAAGCTTCTTGGCCGGAGAATCTGCCCGGCTATAACCACCGACCACGGGTACTGTCGGAAGATGCCGATGCGGACACTTGCTGGAGCCTCCAGAGCGTCCTGTGCACCGATGTCGATCGACTGGCACGACTCTGGGTGTTGAGTGGCCCGGGCCGTGATGCACGCCGCTGCCCGCCGAAACTCCTCATCCGCAGTTTACTCTCACCACAAACGACGGCCGAGATCCAGCATCAGTTTCGGCGCGATCTGCCACCATTTCAAACGCTCGTCGTCGATCCAGTGCCGGCCGAGGATGGTGATACGCGAGCCTTCATCACGCTGCACGATCAGGACTATCTGTTGCTCTACTCTCTCTACAAACAATCGGCAGGGATGCTTCGCTTCGAGTAAGTCACGCCGAGTGCACCCTTCAGGACCCCTCCGGACTCACGCTGGTTCCTTTCCCCCATTTGTGTGACTTTTCCGTAGAAAGAACGATCTTACGTCACTGCATCCAATCTCACTGTCCGAGCTAACGCTCAACCACAACCAGCTGTACGTGGCGGACACGgtgaacgatcgattgttttcacTGCCGATACGGAACCTGCGCCAGCTCGCTTTCCCCGAGGAGGACGGTATCGAGCGGATCATTCTGAAGACGACGATCAAGTACATGGGGC
Proteins encoded in this region:
- the LOC126577826 gene encoding uncharacterized protein LOC126577826; its protein translation is MKCVPVLRVVLLYGFSLNLMLLRSVESWDLRSIGIDQFQVRHVSLYRNRAFLAIESATTNVTLVEASWPENLPGYNHRPRVLSEDADADTCWSLQSVLCTDVDRLARLWVLSGPGRDARRCPPKLLIRSLLSPQTTAEIQHQFRRDLPPFQTLVVDPVPAEDGDTRAFITLHDQDYLLLYSLYKQSAGMLRFEKNDLTSLHPISLSELTLNHNQLYVADTVNDRLFSLPIRNLRQLAFPEEDGIERIILKTTIKYMGQLLGHPRALRLDCRDNLLYILPRDGAIVVWSAHRSLKAENHRVVFQQSDPIAQIIRGVGGKAWAVSADYVSPATRRHCVKLIV